Part of the Candidatus Bathyarchaeota archaeon genome is shown below.
TAACATACTTCGTAATGAACTCCTCCTTACTCTTATTGAAGATATAGATGTCACTTAAGTGTACTGCTAGCTCGACATGTTCGCCGGGATCTAACCTTTTCACGTATGGATAATAGGTGATGAGCCTTTGTCCCTTCCAGTCCAGGTGTATTATTGATTCTGAACCTTCGATCTCCGTAACGATGACGGTTGCACTGAAATAGAGGTCGTCTTCGTTCAAAGACTCGGGGAAGAAGAAGCTGTCCGGCCTTATGCCCAGCAAATATTCCCTCTCGGTTAGGACGTCTCCGAAATGAGAGACATCTATACGCATCCCAGAAAACTCCAAAAAGCGCCTACTATCGGATTCCTTAAGCTCCGCCTCTAGTAAGTTCATCGGCGGCCTAGCGAGTATCTTTCCTACCATTGTCGTTCGTGGGCAGCTATACACTTCTTGGATTCCCCCCGTCTGGAGAATCCTGCCCCTATGTATTATTATTACGTATTGCGCCATAGCAAATGTATCGAGAGGATCTGAAGCTGCGAATAAAATGGTGCCTCCCTTCTCCTGGAATATTCTCCTCAGTTCACTCCTCATCCCCTCTCTTATTTTATAATCCAAGTTCGTTAGAGGCTCGTCGAGCAGGTAAATATCCGCATCCCTTATCAACGCTCTCGCTATCGCAACCCTTTGTCTCTCCCCTCCGCTTAGCTCGGCGGGCATCCTCCTGAGAAGATCCTTTATCCGTAGAAGCTCTGCCACCTCTATGACTCTCTTCTCTATGTCTCTGCTATTCAGCTTCCTTATTTTGAGGGGTGAGGCTATGTTCTCGTAGACGTTTAAATGGGGATAGAGGGCGAAGCTCTGATATACCATTGCCACGTTCCTTTCCCTAGCTGGAACCTTGGTAACCTCCCTATCATCGAAAAAAACTGAGCCCTTGTCGGGCGTCTCCACTCCCGCGATTATTCTGAGCAGTGTAGTCTTCCCAGAACCCACGGGGCCAAGAATAGAAGTGAAGGTTTTATCCCTGACCTCGAACGATACATCTTCTAATATCTTTTTGTCATCTATGATCTTAGAAACGTTCTCGACTTTTACTGTGGCCATGTCTCTTCGTTATAGAGTTTGATCAACGTTTTAATAAATCTAATCCTGCCGCCTCACGACCCGCTCTCCCATATTAAAAAATTATTTATCTTTAAGAGTTAGATGCCCCTAAACTCGAGAATTCTTTATAAAATTCCTCAAGACTCTCTCTAATTTTCTTGTAAAGCGAGTAGTATCTATTATATATATTGATGTTTTTGATATTGGGTCTAACTATTTGGGCTTCCTTAACCCAGTTGTATATATCCTCATATTTAAGGAGGCCAGTACCTACCCCCGCTAGAAGCGCGTCCCCAAGCGGTGCACCCGGGGCATCCTTCATATAGGTGAACTCCATCCCGGTCACATCAGCAATTATCTGGCGCCAGAGGGGAGATTTAGCACACCCATTTACCAGTAAAGCTTTTTTAACGGGTATTCCCGCCTCTTTCGCCGCCTCGATGCTGTCGCGTATAGCATATGCTATACTCTCCAGGAAGGCTCTGAAGATGTGGGCTGAGTGGTGATATAAAGTAAGGCCAAAGAGGCAGCTCCGTAGATGTGGATTCCAGTAAGGTGCTCTTTCACCGACCGTCATATGCGGAGTGAATATCAAACCTTCAGCTCCTGGAGGGATCTTCTCCGCCATACTATCCAGTATTACATATGCTGATGTACCTGTTCTCTCAGCCACGCATTTCTCCTGGGGAGCAAATTCATCTCTGAACCATCTAACAGCTGCACCTGCCGTAATTATTCCAGCGAAGGAATATAACTTATGGTCATCGTACGCTACGTATGGAAAGTTAACGAGCTTTTTTGAGAGGCGGGGTTCATCTTGGATGAATCCATTGCACATGGAGGTCCCGAGCATAGATGCGAGATCTCCATCATTCAGGGCTGTAACACTAAGCGCAGATACTGTGGCATCTATTCCCCCGGCGACCACCGGGGTTCCTCTCTTCAGGCCAGTTGCCCTTGAACCCTCTTCACCTATCTCCCCTACAACATCCTTGGACATATTTATATTTTCAGGGAAGAAGTCCCGGGGTATCCCGAGTTCTTCCATGAGGTCTTCTGCCCAGCCGCGTTTATAGATGTCATAGATACCTCCTATGACGCCCGCACTCGAATGATCAATACACGACTTTCCAGTCAGTTTATAAATTATATAACCATAGGCGGTCATTAACTGATGGATCTTCTCCCATATCCTTAGTTCATGTCTCTTTATCCAGAGAATCTTGGTGATACCAAAGTAAGGATCCACAATATTACCGGTTCTCTTGAATATATAATCTTCTCCTATCTCTTTCCTGATAAACTCAGTCTCCTCGTTAGCCCTTCTATCCATCCATATTATACCCGGCCTTAACGGCTTAAACTCCGAATCAACGGGCACCCCCGAACCTGTATAAAGACCACTTACTGAGACCCCACTTACATCTTTCGGGTCCACATTAGCCTTTTCCAAAGCTTTCCGCACGCTCTCCAAATAGGCTCGCCACCACACGTCCGGCCACTGTTCAGCCCAGCCAGGCCTGGGAATTAATATATCGGTTTCCACGAAAGAATCCGACAAGACCTTCCCGGCAACATCGATTATACAGCTCTTAGTCCCGAAAGTTCCAATATCTGTACCGAGCAGTAGAGGAGCAACCATAGTTA
Proteins encoded:
- a CDS encoding ABC transporter ATP-binding protein, whose amino-acid sequence is MATVKVENVSKIIDDKKILEDVSFEVRDKTFTSILGPVGSGKTTLLRIIAGVETPDKGSVFFDDREVTKVPARERNVAMVYQSFALYPHLNVYENIASPLKIRKLNSRDIEKRVIEVAELLRIKDLLRRMPAELSGGERQRVAIARALIRDADIYLLDEPLTNLDYKIREGMRSELRRIFQEKGGTILFAASDPLDTFAMAQYVIIIHRGRILQTGGIQEVYSCPRTTMVGKILARPPMNLLEAELKESDSRRFLEFSGMRIDVSHFGDVLTEREYLLGIRPDSFFFPESLNEDDLYFSATVIVTEIEGSESIIHLDWKGQRLITYYPYVKRLDPGEHVELAVHLSDIYIFNKSKEEFITKYVRGGQYGRD
- a CDS encoding FGGY-family carbohydrate kinase: MVAPLLLGTDIGTFGTKSCIIDVAGKVLSDSFVETDILIPRPGWAEQWPDVWWRAYLESVRKALEKANVDPKDVSGVSVSGLYTGSGVPVDSEFKPLRPGIIWMDRRANEETEFIRKEIGEDYIFKRTGNIVDPYFGITKILWIKRHELRIWEKIHQLMTAYGYIIYKLTGKSCIDHSSAGVIGGIYDIYKRGWAEDLMEELGIPRDFFPENINMSKDVVGEIGEEGSRATGLKRGTPVVAGGIDATVSALSVTALNDGDLASMLGTSMCNGFIQDEPRLSKKLVNFPYVAYDDHKLYSFAGIITAGAAVRWFRDEFAPQEKCVAERTGTSAYVILDSMAEKIPPGAEGLIFTPHMTVGERAPYWNPHLRSCLFGLTLYHHSAHIFRAFLESIAYAIRDSIEAAKEAGIPVKKALLVNGCAKSPLWRQIIADVTGMEFTYMKDAPGAPLGDALLAGVGTGLLKYEDIYNWVKEAQIVRPNIKNINIYNRYYSLYKKIRESLEEFYKEFSSLGASNS